A genomic stretch from Phycisphaerae bacterium includes:
- a CDS encoding NapC/NirT family cytochrome c, whose product MTPEPPPDATPPAPHATDPETKPRRKRSLLRLIGLLLSLLLVAMAMSVGGAEYYTSRPDFCGSCHIMDPYYETWAKDKHGAKLDVWCVECHYAPGEQHTVMAKFKGLSQLASYFSGRAGASRPRAHVNDASCLLSKCHGDGEHINKSLLIGEPRKEKRIIAGFETEVQRTPTVRFVHAKHLQVADRQKETDAALSEISSRLKSMMPAEAFTQVQAASRSIQPAADRDAAMVALMDKLGLSNYAKDALELLRLEHIRLRLAQLEGINCSACHTFDAKGANHFAVDQQTCFVCHFTNQEFNRDTAECLRCHEPPARKIAIHGLTETHATPTGAATLMDHQDIIDRKIECASCHFDVVSGSTTVTARDCASCHDQDRYLANFANRDTQVVEEYHRVHIAMQRARCPDCHRTIEHRLVDAQHVGMSSGFLQPVLQDCQHCHPNHHREQVDLLMGTGGHGVSVAMPNAMFGSRLNCRACHTQSGTDFKGDPLVKATQNTCLACHGDDYRKLFDQWMSEIQASVKELESSVVRAETLEKERRAAGRPLAPDSVKKIEAARANLQFVQSGNGIHNKNYALQLLDVSQREMDAVLALMAE is encoded by the coding sequence ATGACCCCTGAGCCCCCTCCCGATGCAACGCCGCCCGCGCCGCACGCTACCGATCCTGAAACCAAGCCCCGCCGAAAACGCTCGCTTCTTCGTCTCATCGGATTGTTGCTCTCCCTGCTCCTCGTGGCCATGGCCATGTCGGTCGGCGGGGCCGAATACTACACCTCCCGCCCCGACTTCTGCGGCTCCTGCCACATCATGGATCCGTACTACGAAACCTGGGCCAAGGACAAGCATGGCGCGAAGCTCGACGTCTGGTGCGTCGAGTGCCATTACGCCCCGGGCGAACAACATACCGTCATGGCCAAGTTCAAGGGCCTCTCCCAGCTCGCCAGTTACTTCAGCGGTCGCGCGGGCGCCAGCCGGCCGCGGGCCCACGTCAACGACGCCAGTTGCCTGCTTTCCAAGTGCCATGGCGACGGCGAGCATATCAACAAATCCCTGCTCATCGGCGAGCCTCGCAAGGAAAAACGGATCATCGCCGGGTTCGAAACCGAGGTGCAGCGCACCCCGACCGTCCGCTTCGTCCATGCCAAGCACCTGCAAGTCGCGGATCGCCAGAAGGAAACCGACGCGGCCCTGAGCGAGATAAGTTCTCGACTGAAAAGCATGATGCCCGCCGAAGCCTTCACCCAAGTGCAGGCCGCCAGCCGCTCGATCCAGCCGGCTGCCGATCGCGACGCCGCCATGGTCGCCCTGATGGACAAGCTCGGACTCTCCAACTACGCCAAAGACGCCCTCGAGCTGCTCCGCCTGGAGCACATCCGGCTCCGCCTGGCACAACTCGAAGGGATCAACTGCTCCGCCTGTCACACCTTTGACGCCAAAGGCGCCAACCACTTCGCGGTGGACCAGCAGACCTGTTTTGTCTGCCACTTTACGAACCAGGAGTTCAACCGCGATACCGCTGAATGCCTCCGTTGCCACGAACCGCCCGCAAGAAAAATCGCCATCCACGGTCTGACCGAAACCCATGCGACTCCCACGGGCGCCGCCACGCTCATGGACCACCAGGACATCATCGACCGCAAGATCGAATGCGCCAGTTGCCACTTCGACGTCGTCTCCGGCTCAACGACGGTGACCGCGCGCGACTGCGCAAGTTGTCACGATCAGGATCGCTACCTCGCGAACTTCGCGAATCGCGATACGCAAGTCGTCGAGGAATACCATCGTGTCCATATCGCCATGCAGCGGGCCCGTTGTCCCGACTGCCACCGCACCATCGAACATCGGCTGGTCGACGCCCAGCACGTCGGCATGTCTTCCGGCTTCCTCCAACCCGTCCTTCAGGACTGCCAGCACTGTCACCCGAACCACCATCGCGAGCAGGTCGACCTGCTCATGGGCACGGGCGGTCATGGCGTCTCTGTCGCCATGCCCAACGCCATGTTCGGCTCGCGCCTCAACTGCCGCGCTTGCCATACGCAGTCCGGCACCGACTTCAAAGGCGACCCGCTGGTAAAGGCCACGCAGAACACCTGCCTCGCCTGCCACGGCGACGATTATCGCAAGCTCTTCGACCAGTGGATGAGTGAGATTCAGGCATCGGTCAAGGAACTGGAATCCTCCGTCGTCCGGGCCGAGACGCTGGAAAAGGAACGCCGCGCCGCCGGTCGGCCCCTCGCCCCCGATTCCGTTAAGAAAATCGAAGCCGCCCGGGCCAACCTGCAGTTCGTCCAGAGCGGCAACGGCATTCACAACAAGAACTATGCGCTGCAACTCCTCGACGTGAGTCAGCGGGAGATGGACGCCGTCTTGGCCCTGATGGCGGAGTAG